AATTTATCCTCAAAATATAAAAAAAAGAGAAGTTTTTGGTAAAAAAATAACTTTAAAAGAGGCAAGGAAAATTTTTGGAATTGTGAATGCAGATTTAGAATATTTTTATAAAAATGAGCATATCAGTGTTTTTGATGCCATTATTTCATCTTTTAAAGAAGCTTTGGTTGTTTATAATTTTTTTAAATTCAGTGAAGAGGAAAAAGAAAAAACTTATCAAATTTGTAAAAAATTTGATCTAAATCCAAATCAAGATATAACAACTCTTTCATTGGGCGAAATTAAAAAAGTTTTGATTGCAAGGGCAGTAATTCATAATCCTAAAATTTTATGTTTGGATGAACCTACAAACGGGCTTGATATTAAAGCAAAAAAAGATTTTTGGGATTTTATTGAAACATTAAATAAAAAAATAATATTAATAACACATGATTTTTATGTAATAAATAATTTGTTTAGTAAAATTATTATGTTAAATAATGGTAAAATTTTTAAAACTGGAAATAAAAAAATACTTACAAAAGAAAACTTATCCAAACTATTTAATATTAACAAAAATCTAATAAAAGGAATATAATGGAAAGACTTTATGCCCCATGGAGGAGGGAATATCATACCAAAAAACAAGATGGCTGCGTGTTTTGTAATATTGCGAATTCCCCTGAATATGATGATGAAAACCATGTATTTTTCAGGGATAATATATGTTTTTTTGTCATGAACAGATTTCCTTATAATCCCGGACATTTTATGATAATACCAATAAGACATATCGGAGAATATGAGAATTTAACTGAATTGGAAGTAACACATCTAGCGAAAATGGCTCAGATTGGATGTAAAATTCTAAAAGATTTTGGAGCTGACGGTATAAATATGGGCTGGAATCTAGGATTTGATGCGGGAGCAGGAATTCCTGGACATATACACCTTCATTTAGTTCCAAGATTTAAAAGAGATACAAATATGATGACAACTGTTTTTGAAACAAGGGTTTACAGTGCAGATTTTGATAAAATATATGAAGAAATTAAAAAAATTTCTAAAAAATACTTTTAAGGAGAAAAAATGGATTTTTTTGAAATAGTAAAAGCAATAGAAAGCATACAACACCCGGCAATTGCTACAAGTTTAACAAATCTTGGAATACTTCAGGATATAGATATCGAAGGTGACACAGTTAAAGCCACATTTGTATGGCCGTTTGAGGGCATTCCTATAAGAGATCAAATAATTAATTCTGTAAAAAACGCTGTTGGAAATATGGGATTAAAACTGGATTATAATGAAAGAATAATGAGTGAAGATGAAAAACAGAGATTTTTAGAATTGGAAAAGAAATACTGGAGAGGAGGGCAGGCAGCCTGCGGAGTTTAAACTTTTCTTAAAAACTCCGTTTTTAAATATACCTGTCCGATTCCGTCAACCCTGCAAGATACATGTCCTGGAACGTCACACATTCTTATATTTTTAACTACAGTTCCCCTTTTTATGGTTTTACCAGCACCTTTTACATCCAAATCTTTTATAACAGTTACATTGTCTCCGGTTTTTAATTCATTTCCGTTTGCATCTAGTATTTTTTCCTCTTTTTTATTTGCAATCGCCATTTCTTCATCTGTTAGATACATCATATCTGTCAAATCGTTTCTGCCAAGTGCGCTTAATATTTTATAACTTAAAATTTTTACAGCTGGTATTTCACTCCACATTGCGTTATTTAAACAATTAAAGTGGTTTTCATCATAATTTTCTGATTCTATTTGATTTTTGCAAGTTTCGCAAAGTAAAACATATCCGTCATTATTGTCACTTTTAAAAACTTCATAGATGGATAAATTATTATCACTTTCGCAAAGCTCGCATTTATTATTGGCTCTATTAAAAATTTCTTTTTCGTTCATTTATTTCCTTTTTTGGTGGAATTATATCAAATTGCATCAAAAAATATTTTTAATAAATTTTAAAGGGCTTATTCCATAAATCTTTTTAAATTCTTTAATGAAGTGTGACTGGTCAAAAAAACCTGATTCTCCAGCAATTATTGAAAAAGGATAACCTAAGTTTTATAAATTATTATTGATTAATTTGTAGATGGTTTTATTTTAATTATAACCCTAGTTAACATAATGTATATTCTCTTAAAAATTATTTTAAAGTTCCATAAATCTTTTTGCATCTTTAAATGCACTGTTATCGTCTGTATTATTGAAATAAACATATGCTTCATTTAAAAGTTTTGATTTTATTGTTTGTAAAACATTATCTGGATATGAACCGATATATTTACCACTGAATCCGTGAAATCTTATATAATTAAAATTTGCAGTATATTCAAAAATAAAATCCTGATTAAAATCATGCCAAACCAAACAAATATTGTTTTGTTTCATTATTTCATATACTTCATATTTATACCAGCTTTTATTTCTGCATTCAATTGCGTATTTTAAATTTTTATTTAAAGAATTTATGAAATTTACAAACAGATCTTTTTCATATTTTAAACTTGGCGGAAGCTGAAATAAAACAACCCCTAGTTTTTCATCAAGAACTGAAACTATTTCTAAAAACTCTTTTAATTTATCTATATTTTTTAGTTTTGAATTATGTGTAATTATTTTATTTGCTTTGATCGATAGTTTGAAATTATTTTTAATTTTATATTTCCAGTTTTTAATTGTTGATGTTTTGGGAAATTTATAAAAAGTTGAATTTAATTCTAGTGAATTAAAAAAATTAACATAATATTCCAACCATTTGGATGTAGGTAGTTCAGGGGGATAAAACTCTCCCTGCCAGTTTCTGTAAAAATATCCGCTTGTACCTGTATAGAGCATTATTTGACCAATAAATGGACTAAATGTGGATAAAATATTAAAATTAAAAGTGTGATTACCTGAATGCTGATAAAAGGAATAATACCTATATACAAATCTTTTGTCTGAATTTTGTCTCCCGCTGCACCTTTTAAATAAAATAGACTGAATCCAAAAGGCGGTGTTAGAAATGATGTCTGTAAATTTACTGCAATTAAAAGTGCAAACCAAAGCGGGTCTATACCGAATTCCTGAACAATCGGTATTAAAATAGGAATAACAATAAATGTAATTTCAATAAAATCAACAAAAAATCCAAGTATAAAAATAACAACCATTGTAATGGCTATAAAAACATATTGATTTGAAATATCCTGGGTAAAAAACTGGGTTACCAAATCCCCTGCCCCTGATTCATTAAATACCAAAGAAAACGAAGTCGCTCCGATTAATATCATAAATATCATTGCTGTAATTTTAACTGTTTCAACACTTGCATATCTTAAAAGCTCTAAATTAAAGGTTCTATAAAAAACAGATAAAATTATCGAACCGATTGCACCTATTGCAGCAGATTCTGTCGGAGTTGCAAATCCTGCAAAAATACTTCCTAAAACCATAATAATTAGAATAGTCGGTGCTATTAAAGATTTAAGAGCTTGTATAACAATTTTTGAATATTTTTCGTCTGTTTTAATTGCTGGTGCAATTTCAGGTTTTAAAAATGCAATAATTAATACATATATAATATAAAGTCCCACAACAATGAGTCCAGGAATAATTGCAGCTTTAAATAAATCTCCAACACTTATCTGCATTACAGCACCAAGAATAATTAATACAATACTAGGGGGAATCAACTGCCCCAATGTTCCACTCGCTGCAATTACACCACTAGCAAGACGAGGGGAATAACCGTGTCTTAACATAACAGGGAGAGAAATAATTGTCATCATTACAACACTTGCACCCACTATTCCAGTAGAAGCAGCTAAAATTGCCCCAACTAAAACAATGGCAATCGCCAGCCCTCCCCTTATAGGACCAAACAGTTTACCTATTGATTCAAGCATATTTTCCGCAATTTTACTTTTTTCCAATATAAAACCCATAAAAATAAAAAGAGGAACTGCCATAAGCGTAAAGTTTTGCATTATTCCATATATTCTATACGGTAAAAGACCAAATACATCCAAACCTACATTTGGATCTATAAATGCAGCGAATATTGCACTGGCACCAAATGCAAATGCTACGGGAATTCCAAGCATTAGCAGTATGAATGCTACGATAAATAGAATTATTCCTGTCATTTTATTGAACCTCCACTTAACATAATATTTTTACTCTTCTATATACTTAAATTTATAATATGCTTTTTTAAGTTCAGCAATTGACTGAATCAAAACAATAATAAATGCCCAAATCATTGTAGATTTTATAATCCATCTGCAGCAAAGTCCCCCCGGATCGCCTGAGCGTTCATGCATTTCATAACTCATCTGCACAAAAGGGATAGCCTCCACCACTATCAGTGTGGCCAAAGGCACTACAAAAAATATAATTGTTATTATTTGAATAACCGCTTTCACTTTAGGTGAAAATTTATCATAAAAAATATCCACCCTTACATGTTTATCCCTTGCAAGAGTATATGCAATTGAAAAAAGAAATGTTATGTCAAACAAATGCCATTCAAGTTCCTGCATTGCAATACTACCGCCATGCCAAAGCTTTCTTGCAATTACATCATAACTAACTATCAGAGTCATCAAAATGAGTGTAACAACCGAAATAATCATAAAAAATTTACTGAGATTTTCCGCCAATAAATCAATTTTTGGAATAAAAGACAAAATAATTACACTTATCATTGTGGCTAATATTGTATAATCAATATAATTGCTCAAATTCGATAAAAAATCCATCATTTTTTTCTCCTTACAAATATTCAGGGAAATCGTTACTAAATAAAATCAAATCGCTGGGTTTTGTAATTTCTGATAAAACTTTTTCTAAGTTTTTTTTGTTTTTTAAAACAATTTTTTCAATAGTTATATTGCTGCAGAGTATCTTCCTGTTAGTTTCTCCGGTAATTATTGCAATATCAAAAACCTGATTTATTTTTTTAGCCAGTTTTTCATTCATCTCTTTTGTCCCCTCCAGTATTCCAGGGGTAACAATTATTTTTCTACCCTTATAATCATTAACTAATTCAAAACTTTTTAGCATCCCTTCAATATTTCCGTTAAAACTATCATCAATAATAATTTTTCCGCCGGCTTCTATTTTTTGAAGTCTGTGGGGCACACTTTCTAATTTTAGCACTTTTAATTTTAATTTTTCAATACCTTTTATAAATTCTAATGCATTAAACACGGCAAGTGTTACATTTATTACATTAAATTCACCCAAAATTGGAGCCTTAAAATGATGAATTTCACCGTCGATTTCAACATCCCATTCTATTCCGTCAAGGCTTGATTTTACATTTTTTATTTTATCTTTAATCGCAACTACTTTATCATTATCAATTTTTTCATAAGAAAATCCTTTTTTGAGTTTAGGGCTCTCAAATATTTCGTATTTTGTTTTTTTAATATTTTCTAAACTTTTAAAATATTCTATATGTTGTGGGCCTATTTTTCCTAAGATGGAATATTCATTTTCTAAAAATTTAACAATTTCCCTTATATCTCCCCTCTCCCTGGCTCCTGCTTCTGTAATATAAATTTGGGTATCTTCGGGAAGTTTTGTATTGATATCTAAAACTATGCCCTTCAAAGTGTTAACACTTCTTGGTGTTTTATAAGTTTTGAAATCTTCATTTAACAATTGATATAAAAAGTTTTTAATGGAAGTTTTTCCATAACTTGCAGTTATTGCAATAATAGTGGGGTTTATTTTATTCAACCTTTCTTTTGCTTTTTTCTTATATCCTATAAACAATGTATATTCAATAATTTCAGCAATAATCATACTCAAAATTAAAACTGTTAAAACCCCGATACCCGGATTTATTTTAAGTTTATAAATAAAAAGCAGGTTTAAAGTTTCCAAAAAACCTAAAATTAAGAAAAATCTTTTAACTCTTTTTGTAATATCCAGACCTTTTGTTCTCTTAGACCACAAAGCCAATGCAGGAATTAATCCAAAAAAGAGATAAATCCAAAAAAATTTATAAGCCACAATATATGTTACAACAGGCACTACAAAATAAATTAAATGCCAAAGAGGTTTATGAAAATGGAATATAATCCTTTTTACTTTATAGTTATACCATTGAAGGACGGTTATTAAATAATACCCCAAAATATAAGCCGTTATAAAATTCACTATCAATTGAAACATTTCAGCCCTTAATATCTTATTTCAAAATCATTAAATTTGATATCCGGAATTTGCTCATATTCAATATTCTCAACAAATGAATAAGGCGAGCCCTCTTTTAAAATTTCTATAAACTCTTTTAATCTGTTTTCGTTTTCAATATTCGTAACCGCTTCAACTTTTCCGTCGGGCAAGTTTTTGACATAACCTTTAAATCCTCTTTTTTTAGCATTCTCACTTACAAATCTTCTATACCATACCCCCTGCACTTTTCCGGAAACTAAAAACTTATAAGTCATTATTTCCCTTTTGCCATTTGGATTTTATTTATATATTGATAATCTATTACAATATCTTCCTCCAATGTCACACTATCAGCAAGCAATTCCAATTTATTTTCAAAATCATCAAACAAATAATTCGCCAGACTTCCAGGGATTGGATTAATTTCATTAAGATAAATAATACCATCCTTTTCAAAAAAATCGCATCTGATTAGAGCATTTTTAAATATTGTGTTATATATTTTTGTAAAATTTTCTTTTATTTTTAATTCTATATTTTGGTCAATATTTTTTAATGTCATATTCTTTCTACTAAAATCTAAATATTTTTTCTCGAAATCAAGATAATCTTTTTTTTCCACTTTTTCTATTTTTGAAAAAATATATTCTTCATCTGCCAAAAATCCTGCCAGATTATATTCATTGATACCTTCAATAAAAGGCTCCACTATTATCAAATCGTCAAATTCGCTTGCCACATCAAAAGCATAATTAAGTTCATCCTGATTTTTTGCAATGCTAACCCCTATACTGCTGCCAAGACGTGCAGGTTTTACAATTATTGGAAAATCAAATTTTGTTTTTGGGGAATTTATTATTTCATAATCTATAATTTCAACCCCTATTTCCCTTGCATAAGCCTTTGTTAAAACTTTATTGTAACTAATAGCACTGGCTTCGGTATTCGGAGTAATTGCCTTGATTTTAAAAAATTCTAACATCCCCGGAATTTTTCCATCTTCCCCGTCTCTTCCGTGCACTAAATTTATGGCAACATCAAAATCCACTTTTTCTTCTTTTTTCAAAAGTCCTTTTTTATAAAAAAATCCGCCCTTTTTAATTTCAAGTTTTACAGCTTTTTTGTATTCTCCGCTTGCAAAATATTTACTTTTCATATCCTCTTTTTCAATAAGATAAAAATCCCTGTATTTATCAATAAAAAGGAATTTTAAATTGTTCTTTTTAATTTTATCTTTTAGTGTTATTGCACTAACTATTGAAATTTCATGTTCGAAACTGCTGCCGCCAAATAAAACTAAAAAAGTCATTTTACTCCTTTGCTAAGTCTTTTTAAAGCCTCTTTTATTATCTCTTCAACACTTCCATTAAGTCCGCTTAAAGCAGTTAAAATATCTTTTTTATTAAATCCCAAATTTTCAAGTGCTATAAGTGCTTGAGATTTGTTTGAATCAATATTCTCAATTTCAAATTCACTCATTTCCATAAGGATTCTTTTTGCGCTTTTAGGACCGATTCCAGGCACTTTTTTAAGTGCATCAATATTTTTAGTTGAAATTATATCCATAAAACTTTCAGGTGTATATGTTGAACATATTGCCAAAGCTACCTTCGGCCCGACCCCGTTTAATTTTATTAAATTATCAAATAGTTTTTTTTCATTTTTATTTAAAAAACCGTATAAAGTATATTCATTTTCCTTAATTATTTCGGTTATATAATAAATTCCGTCTTTTGCCATTGAATAAGTCATCATACTTACATTAATCTCATATATTACTCCATTTACATCTAATAAAATTTTTCCATTTTCTTTTTCAAAAACATTACCCTTTAGAGCTGCTATCATTATTGTCCTTTATACGAATTTTTACAATTTTATACGCATCTCCAAAATCCTTGAGTTTAAATCCGCAAGCTCCTTCATTCCCTTTGGTGTCATAAGTTAATTTAATTGGCGGTTCGATTAAGTCAAATTCTATTCTGTTATAAGATGTCCAGGGAGAAAATGAAATAATTTTTGCTAGAAGCACTATATTTTGGAATTTATCGATAGTTTCTTCTAATTCATTTATTTCCCTTTTTAATTCTTCGATTTTTTCTTTGATTTCAAGTGTTTTTTCTTTAAAAAGTTGATATTCTTTAATTTTTTTTATGATAGTTGGAGAAGTGTTAATTCCTTTAGATTTGTTTTCTAAATACAATTTCTTAAGTTCATTTATAGAATTTTTATTTTCTTTTAAAATTTTTACTTTTTTATTGTATTCCTCAACATTTATTCTTAATTCCCTTTTTATTTCTTCTAATTTTTTTTGAAACTTTTCTATATCAGTTTCGCCCAGCACTTTTGCAGGTGCTATGGCTAATTTATTTTCGCTTCCCTTAATTTCATGTATTTTTATCTCTTCCAACGCATAACACGTTAAATGTGAACCTAAAAGTTCTATTTCAACATTTTTTGCATAAATTTCACCTCCGATAACCTGAGAAATTATTACTTTATTTGCTTTTACTATACCACCCTCTAATCTTGTTATTTTCAGTTCATCAGCTTCTATATATCCCTTATGTATATTAATTTCAGCTTTTTTGGCATATATTTTACTTTTTTTATGGGTTTGTCCCATTATTTGCAGATTTTTTGCTTTAATTTTTGCTGAATTACCCACATTCCCTCTTACAATTAAAGTTGTGGTTTCAACAATTGTATTATCACCTATCGCTTCTTTTAAAGCATCTGATTCTTTTACATCAATTTTAATATCATTCTCTTCAGCACCTTCTACATTTCCTGTTTTGATATTTATCTGTTTTATTTCAATTTCATCTTTAATAGTGTAAATATCATTTTCTTGATATAAATAACCGTTTTTTAATGCAATAAAAACAATCTTTTCATCATTCTCTTCTTTTTTTATCGTTTTTTTATCAAAACCGATATTCGGAATTTCAAAATCTTTAACTTTTTCTACAAGAATGATTTTACCTTTGCAATTTCTTCCGTTTTTACCCGGTTTTGGCTTTTTTATCTCTATTAAGATTTCATCTTTTTTTACTGGATAAATCAATTCCTTTTTTATCGAAGTTTCATTTCTTTTATAATGGTAAATTATTTCACCTTGGATGGTAGGGATTTCATCAAGCCCTTTACATAATAAAATTTCCTCTTCTTTTTCCAATGAACCGATAATTCTTAACTTTGCAGCAATTTTCTCAACAGACATATTCATTTCTTCATCAAATAAATCAATTAAAAGTCCGCTTTTTACTTTCTTTTTGTTTAATTCATTTTTTAATTTACTAAAATCCACATTGATCAATAAAGATTTGGGTGAAATAATAAATTTCGCCTCAGTGAATTTATTATTTATTTCCATATCTCCTATTAATTCAAAATCGTTAATTTCATATTGTTTTATTTCAATTTCATAAACCTGTTTTATTTCATTTTTCTCATTTCTTAAAAATGTTTCATCCCTTAAAAAAATTTTAGATTCATCATCGACTTCAACAAACTCAGGATCATGTTCCGTTTTGATAAATGTTTTAATATTTAAAATATCAAAATCTAAAGAGGAAAGGGGTATATTATAATCTTTTGAAACTTTTAAAAGAATGTTGTTGACATTTTCTACCCTAACAATAAGAGGTAAAGCTTCTGTATTTTTTTTATTTTTTTCTTTCTTTTCTTTTTTTAAAAAATCAAAAAGCCCCATAATTGACCTTTTTTGATATAATGGCATTTATGATAAAAGCAATAATAATCAATTTTTTAGGAATATTCAATTCAAGAATACTGGGCTTTATAAGGGATTTGTTAAACGCTTCTATACTGGGGGCCAATATATATTCTGATATTTTTTTTGTTGCTTTCAAATTTCCTAACCTTTTTAGACGAATTTTTGCGGAAGGGGCTTTTACACAAAGTTTTCTTCCAAGTTTAGCTAAATCAAAAGAAAAAGCTCGTTTTGCTTTTTTAATATTCTTTAAATTTTTTATTATTATACTTATTTTAAGCTTAATTGTCACGATTTTTAGGGATTTTATTACCGATATTTTAGCATATGGATTTGATAAGACAGCCAAAAAAATAGCTTCACCTCTTATAGCAATCAATTTCTGGTATTTAGATTTAATATTTATAGTAACATTTCTTGCAAGCCTGCTTCAATACAAAAACCATTTTGCAGTAACTGCCTTTTCAACAGCCCTACTAAACATTTCTTTAATTTCTGCCTTATTAATATCAAAAAATTTTACAAAAGAAAAAATTATATGGTATTTAAGTTTCGCAGTAATTATTGGGGGAATAGCCCAGGTAATTGCACACCTGATAGTTGCAAAAAAGAAAAAAATATTAAAATTATTATACGTTGGCTATAAAAAGAAAGTTAAAGTTGATACAAATGAATTTAACAAGCATTTCCTACCTTCAGTCTTTGGTAATTCCACAGCACACATCTCAGCATTTCTTGATACCTGGCTTGCCACTTTTTTGATAGCTGGAAGTATAAGCTATCTTTATTATGCGAATAGACTTTTTCAGCTTCCGTTTGCACTTTTTGTAATAGCGACTTCAACTGTATTTTTCCCAAAAATCACAAAACTTTTACATTCAGACAAAGAAAAAGAAGCCATGGAAATGATGAAAAAAATATTTTGGATACTTTTATATCTTCTTATTTTAGCTACAATCGTCGGAATTGCCGATTCCAAAGAAATAGTCAAAGTCCTGTTCGAAAGAGGCGCATTTACCCATAATGATACAATAATGACCTCTAATGTTTTAACAATGTATCTAATAGGTTTAATTCCTTATGGCATAAGCAAACTGTTTTCAAGTTATCTATATGCGACACACAGACATTTAAAAGCGGCAAAATTTTCAGCAATAGCACTCGGAGGTAATATAGTTTTTTCAATAATACTTATTTTTCCCCTTAAAGTTTACGGACTGGCTCTATCAAGCAGTATTGCAGGCATAATTATGCTGTTTTTATATATAAAAGAACTCTCTTTTAAACTGTTTTTTAGTTTTTTTGAAAAGAAATATCTCTTTTATTTGATATTATGTATAACTATAAGTATAATTGCTGCTATAATTTTTAAAAAATTTCTTTTACTATTTTAAAGGAGAAAAATGAAAATATATGATTCACATTTAAAAGAAAAAGTCGAATTTAAACCAGTTAAAAATAAGGAAGTCAGAATTTATGTATGCGGTCCTACTGTTTATGATGATGCACATTTGGGCCATGCCAGAAGTTCTATCAGCTTTGATTTACTAAGAAGGACGCTTATTGCTCTTGGATATAAAGTAACTTTTGTTAAAAATTTTACAGATATAGATGATAAAATTATCAACAAAATGAATGCTACCGGAAAAAGTTTAAAAGAAATTACAGACCATTATATAAATTCTTATCTCAAAGATATGGAAGCGCTTAATATAAAAAGGGCCGATATAGAACCAAAAGCTACTGAAACTCTTGAAGAAATGTTTGAACTAATAAATAAACTTATTGAAAACGGATGCACCTATACCTTGCCAAACGGAGATATTTACTTTGACACTTCAAAAGATCCAGAGTACTGCACTCTTTCAAATAAATGCCAAGACGATGAGAATGTTCACAGGGTTGATACTGAAGGTAAAAAAAATCCAAGGGATTTTGCCTTGTGGAAAGCTTGCAAAGGCGAAGGTGATGTATGTTTTGATTCGCCTTTCGGAAGCGGAAGACCCGGCTGGCATTTGGAATGCTCAGCTATGATCAAAAAACATATAGCCTACCCTGATACTGAATATCAGATAGATATACACGGAGGCGGGGCAGATCTGTTTTTTCCACATCATGAAAACGAAGAGGCTCAAACTTGGTGTGCATATAAACAACACCTGGCAAAACACTGGATGCACAACGGATTTGTAACAATAAACGGTGAAAAAATGAGTAAATCTTTAGGAAACAGTTTTTTTGTAAAAGATGCCTTAAAACATTATCCCGGAGAAGTTTTAAGATTTTATTTAATGGGTACACATTATAGGGCTCCGCTTAATTTCAGTGAAGAAGATTTAATTGCAAGTAAAAAAAGGCTTGATAAATTATACAGACTAAAAAAAAGAGTTTATGGAATTACCAAAAAACAGCCCGACATTGATTTTGAAAAAAAACTGCTTGAAGCTATGAGCGATGATTTAAATATTTCAAAAGCATTAGCAGTTGTAGACGAATTTGTAAAAGACGCAAATGAAGGACTTGATAAAAATCCTAAAGACAAAGTCTTAAAACAAAAAATAGCAAGCAATATTGAATTTATTGACAAACTTCTTGGAGTCGGCGGAAGTGATGCTTATGAATATTTCCAAAGCGGAATCGATGAAAAAACTAAACAAAAAATAAATGAATTAATAGAAAAAAGAAATGAAGCAAAAAAAGAAAAAAATTATGAATTAGCGGATAAAATAAGGGAAGAGTTAAAGAAAATGGGAATTCAGATTCAAGACACCCCAAACGGTACAGTATGGGAAAAAATTTAAAGGACTAACATGGATATATTTAAAGCAATAAAACCACTTATCTACAAAACTGACCCCGAATTCGCCCACAATGCGGTAGAAACTATATTTAGGACTGCCAGAAGATGTCCTTTCTTTTTTAATCCTTTAATTAAAAAAAACTTTATTGACGATCCTATTTTAAATCAAAAAATATGGGACTTAGAATTCAAAAACCCTGTAGGCGTTGCCGCGGGATTTGATAAAAACGCCACTATGATAAGTGCCTGGCCTGCATTAGGATTCGGATGGGGCGAAATCGGTGCTGTAACTCCTAAACCACAGCCCGGAAATGAAAAACCGAGGGCCTGGAGACATGTCGAACAAGAAGCTGTACAAAATGCATACGGTTTTAATAATGAGGGAGTTAAAGTAATAAAAGAAAGATTATCAAAAATATATCCTTTTATTTTACCGATTGCAGCAAATATAGGTAAAAATAAAACCACCCCGGAAGAAAGGGCAATTGAAGATTATAAAATTCTGGTAAAAGAGCTTAAAGATGTAGTCGATTTTTTTGTGATTAATATTTCTTCACCCAATACACCAAATTTAAGAAATTTATTAAACGAAGAATTTATAGATAATCTATTTAAAGAATTAAAACCTATTACAAAAAAACCTATTCTTATTAAATTTTCCCCAGATATGGATGATACAGATATTATTAATCTTTCAAATATAAGCGTAGAAGCCGGGGCTGACGGAATAATA
This genomic stretch from Lebetimonas natsushimae harbors:
- the cysS gene encoding cysteine--tRNA ligase, whose product is MKIYDSHLKEKVEFKPVKNKEVRIYVCGPTVYDDAHLGHARSSISFDLLRRTLIALGYKVTFVKNFTDIDDKIINKMNATGKSLKEITDHYINSYLKDMEALNIKRADIEPKATETLEEMFELINKLIENGCTYTLPNGDIYFDTSKDPEYCTLSNKCQDDENVHRVDTEGKKNPRDFALWKACKGEGDVCFDSPFGSGRPGWHLECSAMIKKHIAYPDTEYQIDIHGGGADLFFPHHENEEAQTWCAYKQHLAKHWMHNGFVTINGEKMSKSLGNSFFVKDALKHYPGEVLRFYLMGTHYRAPLNFSEEDLIASKKRLDKLYRLKKRVYGITKKQPDIDFEKKLLEAMSDDLNISKALAVVDEFVKDANEGLDKNPKDKVLKQKIASNIEFIDKLLGVGGSDAYEYFQSGIDEKTKQKINELIEKRNEAKKEKNYELADKIREELKKMGIQIQDTPNGTVWEKI
- a CDS encoding flagellar assembly protein A, coding for MGLFDFLKKEKKEKNKKNTEALPLIVRVENVNNILLKVSKDYNIPLSSLDFDILNIKTFIKTEHDPEFVEVDDESKIFLRDETFLRNEKNEIKQVYEIEIKQYEINDFELIGDMEINNKFTEAKFIISPKSLLINVDFSKLKNELNKKKVKSGLLIDLFDEEMNMSVEKIAAKLRIIGSLEKEEEILLCKGLDEIPTIQGEIIYHYKRNETSIKKELIYPVKKDEILIEIKKPKPGKNGRNCKGKIILVEKVKDFEIPNIGFDKKTIKKEENDEKIVFIALKNGYLYQENDIYTIKDEIEIKQINIKTGNVEGAEENDIKIDVKESDALKEAIGDNTIVETTTLIVRGNVGNSAKIKAKNLQIMGQTHKKSKIYAKKAEINIHKGYIEADELKITRLEGGIVKANKVIISQVIGGEIYAKNVEIELLGSHLTCYALEEIKIHEIKGSENKLAIAPAKVLGETDIEKFQKKLEEIKRELRINVEEYNKKVKILKENKNSINELKKLYLENKSKGINTSPTIIKKIKEYQLFKEKTLEIKEKIEELKREINELEETIDKFQNIVLLAKIISFSPWTSYNRIEFDLIEPPIKLTYDTKGNEGACGFKLKDFGDAYKIVKIRIKDNNDSSSKG
- a CDS encoding D-alanine--D-alanine ligase; this encodes MTFLVLFGGSSFEHEISIVSAITLKDKIKKNNLKFLFIDKYRDFYLIEKEDMKSKYFASGEYKKAVKLEIKKGGFFYKKGLLKKEEKVDFDVAINLVHGRDGEDGKIPGMLEFFKIKAITPNTEASAISYNKVLTKAYAREIGVEIIDYEIINSPKTKFDFPIIVKPARLGSSIGVSIAKNQDELNYAFDVASEFDDLIIVEPFIEGINEYNLAGFLADEEYIFSKIEKVEKKDYLDFEKKYLDFSRKNMTLKNIDQNIELKIKENFTKIYNTIFKNALIRCDFFEKDGIIYLNEINPIPGSLANYLFDDFENKLELLADSVTLEEDIVIDYQYINKIQMAKGK
- the murJ gene encoding murein biosynthesis integral membrane protein MurJ → MIKAIIINFLGIFNSRILGFIRDLLNASILGANIYSDIFFVAFKFPNLFRRIFAEGAFTQSFLPSLAKSKEKARFAFLIFFKFFIIILILSLIVTIFRDFITDILAYGFDKTAKKIASPLIAINFWYLDLIFIVTFLASLLQYKNHFAVTAFSTALLNISLISALLISKNFTKEKIIWYLSFAVIIGGIAQVIAHLIVAKKKKILKLLYVGYKKKVKVDTNEFNKHFLPSVFGNSTAHISAFLDTWLATFLIAGSISYLYYANRLFQLPFALFVIATSTVFFPKITKLLHSDKEKEAMEMMKKIFWILLYLLILATIVGIADSKEIVKVLFERGAFTHNDTIMTSNVLTMYLIGLIPYGISKLFSSYLYATHRHLKAAKFSAIALGGNIVFSIILIFPLKVYGLALSSSIAGIIMLFLYIKELSFKLFFSFFEKKYLFYLILCITISIIAAIIFKKFLLLF
- the ruvA gene encoding Holliday junction branch migration protein RuvA; this encodes MIAALKGNVFEKENGKILLDVNGVIYEINVSMMTYSMAKDGIYYITEIIKENEYTLYGFLNKNEKKLFDNLIKLNGVGPKVALAICSTYTPESFMDIISTKNIDALKKVPGIGPKSAKRILMEMSEFEIENIDSNKSQALIALENLGFNKKDILTALSGLNGSVEEIIKEALKRLSKGVK